CGTGTTCGCCGCGCACGCCGACCCGACCCTCCTCGCGAAGTGGGTGGGCCCGCAGGGGCTGTCCACCGAGATCGCCGAGTGGGACTTCGTCTCCGGCGGGCGGTGGAGCTTCGAGCAGACCGAACCGAGCGGCGAGACGTACGGCTTCCGCGGCACGTTCCACACCGTGCGGACCGACGAGCTCGCGATCCAGACCTTCGAGTTCCTCGGCTTCCCCGACGTCGTGGCCATCGAGACGCAGCGCTTCGTCGACCTCGGCGACGGCCGCACGCGCCTCGAGATCCACTCCGTCTACCCCACGCTCGAGTCGCGCGAC
The sequence above is a segment of the Cellulomonas palmilytica genome. Coding sequences within it:
- a CDS encoding SRPBCC family protein; its protein translation is MTNPVQIDAPAGVPFIDITREFDAPVARVFAAHADPTLLAKWVGPQGLSTEIAEWDFVSGGRWSFEQTEPSGETYGFRGTFHTVRTDELAIQTFEFLGFPDVVAIETQRFVDLGDGRTRLEIHSVYPTLESRDGMVASGMERGVTEGYARLDAIVAA